One Streptomyces sp. NBC_00102 DNA segment encodes these proteins:
- a CDS encoding adenine phosphoribosyltransferase: MTSTESVRELLLSRIRDVHDYPKPGVLFKDITPLLADPVAFSALTDVLAELCVRHGATRVVGLEARGFILAAPVAVRAGLGFIPVRKAGKLPGATLRQAYDLEYGTAEIEVHAEDISADDRIMVIDDVLATGGTAEASLELIRRAGAKVAGVAVLMELGFLDGRSRLEPALQGAPLEALITV, translated from the coding sequence ATGACCAGCACCGAATCCGTCCGGGAGCTGCTCCTCAGCCGCATCCGCGACGTGCACGACTACCCGAAGCCGGGCGTCCTCTTCAAGGACATCACCCCGCTGCTCGCGGACCCGGTCGCCTTCTCGGCACTGACCGACGTCCTCGCGGAGCTGTGCGTCCGGCACGGCGCCACCCGGGTCGTCGGGCTGGAGGCACGCGGCTTCATCCTCGCCGCGCCCGTCGCCGTCCGCGCCGGACTCGGCTTCATTCCCGTGCGCAAGGCCGGAAAGCTGCCCGGAGCCACCCTCCGCCAGGCCTACGACCTCGAGTACGGCACCGCCGAGATCGAGGTGCACGCCGAGGACATCTCCGCCGACGACCGGATCATGGTCATCGACGACGTCCTCGCCACCGGCGGCACCGCCGAAGCCTCGCTGGAGCTCATCCGGCGGGCGGGCGCGAAGGTCGCGGGTGTCGCGGTCCTCATGGAGCTCGGCTTCCTCGACGGCCGCAGCCGTCTGGAGCCCGCCCTCCAAGGGGCTCCGCTGGAGGCACTGATCACCGTCTGA